A window of the Streptomyces sp. NBC_01351 genome harbors these coding sequences:
- a CDS encoding NAD-dependent epimerase/dehydratase family protein codes for MNTILVIGGSRYFGKSLVTKARDAGHEVTVLNRGSGTPPAGVGHVVADRDDEERLRAALGARTFDTVIDQVCYTPQQAAVARRVFTGRTGRYVMTSTMEVYDPATLPGAMHVGGGGGGGARGGRGPVPVTEESLDPVTTGAVPGSGPAHEYAEGKRRAEAVFLRDPLFPYVSVRAAHVLGGGREEFTGRLGHYVERIAAGIPVDVHQAPYATSFIHHREIADLLYWAAGHSFTGPVNAASHGALDVTALGELVAERVGRRPRYRVVGEGAEASPFSFDRAYAMDNGRAAALGFAFRPVTDWLPGAIDEDAAGR; via the coding sequence ATGAACACGATTCTTGTCATCGGCGGGAGCCGGTACTTCGGAAAGTCCCTGGTCACCAAGGCGCGCGACGCGGGGCACGAGGTCACGGTCCTCAACCGGGGCTCCGGGACTCCGCCCGCCGGCGTCGGCCACGTCGTCGCCGACCGCGACGACGAGGAGCGGCTGCGGGCGGCGTTGGGAGCGCGCACCTTCGACACGGTCATCGACCAGGTCTGCTACACGCCGCAGCAGGCCGCCGTCGCGCGGCGCGTCTTCACCGGGCGGACCGGGCGCTACGTCATGACCTCCACCATGGAGGTGTACGACCCTGCCACGCTGCCCGGCGCCATGCACGTTGGCGGTGGCGGTGGCGGTGGCGCTCGCGGTGGTCGTGGCCCGGTCCCGGTCACCGAGGAGTCCCTCGACCCCGTCACGACCGGGGCGGTGCCCGGGAGCGGCCCCGCCCACGAGTACGCCGAGGGCAAGCGGCGTGCCGAGGCCGTGTTCCTGCGTGACCCGCTCTTCCCGTACGTCTCCGTGCGCGCGGCCCACGTCCTGGGCGGCGGCCGGGAGGAGTTCACCGGGCGTCTCGGGCACTACGTGGAGCGGATCGCTGCCGGGATCCCGGTCGACGTCCACCAAGCCCCGTACGCGACCTCGTTCATCCACCACCGGGAGATCGCCGACCTGCTGTACTGGGCGGCCGGCCACAGCTTCACCGGACCGGTCAACGCGGCCTCTCACGGAGCGCTGGACGTCACCGCGCTCGGCGAGCTGGTTGCCGAGCGGGTCGGACGGCGGCCCCGCTACCGGGTCGTGGGGGAGGGCGCCGAGGCCTCGCCCTTCTCCTTCGACCGGGCCTACGCCATGGACAACGGCCGGGCAGCCGCCCTGGGTTTCGCCTTCCGCCCGGTCACGGACTGGTTGCCGGGCGCCATCGACGAGGATGCGGCCGGCCGCTGA
- a CDS encoding ABC transporter permease: protein MAAMTPTATSTPSEAGAPAKTARSRPRPRIWRGAVLALAGAYFLVPLVASFVFTVHVPGQGLTFEAYTELLAAEGFTRSLLLSLGLAAATIALSLLLAVPALVAVRIGSPRLRPVVEVMCMLPLVVPPIALVTGITTVLRWGPEHLSRTPLYQTFIAVQNESFPVVLVLAYTVLALPFVYRSLDAGLRAVDVPTLVEAARSCGASWPYVVVRVLLPNLRASLAGAAFLTLALVLGEFTIASLLGFQPFAVWIVSISGAQARMSVAVSILSLLITWLLLLALSRAGTNPTTTAATTSRKES, encoded by the coding sequence ATGGCTGCGATGACCCCGACCGCCACCAGCACCCCCTCGGAGGCCGGGGCCCCGGCGAAGACCGCCCGGTCCCGCCCGCGGCCCAGGATCTGGCGCGGAGCCGTCCTCGCGCTGGCCGGCGCGTACTTCCTCGTACCGCTCGTCGCCTCCTTCGTCTTCACCGTGCACGTGCCCGGCCAGGGCCTCACCTTCGAGGCGTACACCGAGCTGCTCGCCGCCGAGGGCTTCACCCGGAGCCTGCTGCTCTCCCTCGGCCTCGCCGCCGCGACCATCGCGCTGTCGCTGCTGCTCGCGGTGCCCGCGCTGGTCGCCGTACGCATCGGCTCCCCGCGGCTGCGGCCCGTCGTCGAGGTGATGTGCATGCTGCCGCTGGTGGTGCCGCCGATCGCCCTGGTCACCGGGATCACCACCGTGCTGCGCTGGGGACCGGAACACCTGTCGCGGACCCCGCTCTACCAGACGTTCATCGCCGTCCAGAACGAGAGCTTCCCCGTCGTCCTGGTCCTCGCCTACACGGTGCTGGCGCTCCCGTTCGTCTACCGCTCGCTCGACGCGGGCCTGCGCGCCGTCGACGTGCCCACCCTGGTCGAGGCCGCCCGCAGCTGCGGCGCGAGCTGGCCGTACGTCGTCGTGCGCGTGCTCCTGCCGAACCTGCGGGCCTCGCTCGCCGGCGCCGCCTTCCTCACGCTGGCCCTGGTGCTCGGCGAGTTCACCATCGCCTCCCTCCTCGGCTTCCAGCCCTTCGCGGTGTGGATCGTGTCCATCTCCGGAGCCCAGGCCCGGATGTCGGTGGCCGTCTCCATCCTCAGCCTCCTGATCACCTGGCTGCTGCTGCTCGCCCTCTCGCGGGCCGGGACCAACCCGACCACCACCGCCGCCACCACCTCCCGCAAGGAGTCCTGA
- a CDS encoding GNAT family N-acetyltransferase, which produces MSDLVTERLVLHPLTVGEAERLVAGEVDNSAPWGPGYPTVGDVDAARRFLGTCASTGDPRPFGNYEIRRREDGQAIGGVGFHGSADENGKVTIGYGLVPSARGMGYASEALRGLLLFAWAHGVTCVRGDADLDNLASQHVMTAAGMRPAGEDERVRYFETAWTDTPEITDPPTETP; this is translated from the coding sequence ATGAGTGATCTTGTGACAGAGCGGCTCGTCCTTCATCCGTTGACCGTCGGCGAGGCCGAGCGTCTGGTGGCGGGCGAGGTGGACAACAGCGCCCCATGGGGGCCCGGATACCCCACTGTCGGGGACGTGGACGCGGCCAGGCGCTTCCTGGGCACCTGCGCGAGCACCGGTGATCCCCGGCCGTTCGGCAACTACGAGATCCGTCGCCGCGAGGACGGCCAGGCGATCGGCGGCGTGGGCTTCCACGGGTCCGCGGACGAGAACGGCAAGGTCACGATCGGCTACGGTCTCGTCCCGTCGGCGAGAGGCATGGGATACGCATCCGAAGCCCTGCGCGGCCTGCTGCTGTTCGCGTGGGCACACGGCGTGACCTGCGTGAGGGGGGACGCCGACCTCGACAACCTCGCGTCCCAGCACGTCATGACGGCGGCCGGCATGCGGCCGGCCGGAGAAGACGAACGCGTCAGGTATTTCGAGACCGCATGGACCGACACGCCGGAGATCACCGATCCGCCGACAGAGACGCCCTAG
- a CDS encoding HAD family hydrolase produces MSALAAVLFDMDGTLVDTEVLWWRTTEEIADGLGHRLTDTDAPEVVGRAVEDTAAHLVRAAGGGDPDEVAAALTDSFFRRVEAGAPMRPGAQRLLTMLEADGVPFALVSASPRVVVDSVVGGSLAHVPFAFTLSADDTARTKPHPEPYRSAAERLGLLPEACVAVEDSPDGAASAEAAGCGVLVVPSMLPVPGSPLRTFASSLEEVTPALLRRCLAAAPA; encoded by the coding sequence GTGAGCGCCCTCGCCGCGGTCCTCTTCGACATGGACGGCACCCTCGTCGACACCGAGGTGCTGTGGTGGCGGACCACGGAGGAGATAGCCGACGGCCTCGGCCACCGGCTCACCGACACGGACGCGCCGGAGGTCGTCGGCCGCGCGGTGGAGGACACCGCCGCGCACCTCGTACGGGCCGCGGGCGGGGGAGACCCGGACGAGGTCGCGGCCGCGCTCACCGACAGCTTCTTCCGCCGCGTGGAAGCCGGGGCGCCGATGCGACCGGGCGCGCAGCGGCTGCTGACCATGCTGGAGGCGGACGGCGTTCCGTTCGCCCTGGTCAGCGCGTCGCCGCGGGTGGTCGTGGACTCGGTGGTCGGGGGCTCGCTGGCCCACGTCCCCTTCGCCTTCACCCTGTCCGCCGACGACACCGCCCGGACCAAGCCGCACCCGGAGCCGTACCGGTCGGCCGCCGAGCGGCTGGGCCTCCTACCGGAGGCGTGCGTGGCGGTGGAGGACTCGCCGGACGGCGCGGCCTCGGCGGAGGCGGCCGGCTGCGGGGTCCTGGTGGTCCCCTCCATGCTCCCGGTCCCGGGCTCGCCGCTGCGGACCTTCGCGAGCTCCCTGGAGGAGGTCACCCCGGCCCTGCTGCGCCGCTGCCTGGCGGCGGCTCCCGCGTAA
- a CDS encoding sensor histidine kinase produces MGTITGVAGATAIACVATVMAAGLGAALVRARRGYRAALGERGWLLERERESAARTAVDAERARIAAELHDIVSHNVSLMVVQAGAAREVLHTLPEEAAAAMAAVEAAGRTTMTELRHLLGLLAPAQDGRDEPYAAGAGAVAVAASTEPQPSLARLSPLIDKFAFAGLPVEVRVSGDPRPLPTGIDVTAYRIVQEALTNALKHGDGGKVEVTVRYAEHALRVEVLSSGPSVLAGPAQGPVSAAGAPVAPAKADGTGRGLLGLRERVAVYGGDLDARRRLGGGYRVRARLPLDRP; encoded by the coding sequence GTGGGAACGATCACCGGGGTGGCCGGCGCGACCGCGATCGCGTGCGTGGCCACGGTCATGGCGGCAGGGCTGGGCGCAGCCCTCGTGCGCGCCCGGCGCGGGTATCGGGCGGCGTTGGGGGAGCGGGGCTGGCTGCTGGAACGGGAGCGGGAGAGCGCGGCCCGAACCGCCGTGGACGCGGAACGGGCCAGGATCGCGGCGGAGCTCCACGACATCGTCAGCCACAACGTGAGCCTGATGGTGGTCCAGGCGGGCGCCGCACGGGAAGTGCTGCACACCCTCCCGGAGGAGGCCGCGGCGGCGATGGCCGCCGTGGAGGCCGCCGGGCGGACCACGATGACCGAACTGCGGCACTTGCTGGGGCTGTTGGCCCCGGCACAGGACGGCAGGGACGAGCCGTACGCGGCCGGCGCCGGTGCCGTCGCCGTCGCGGCGTCCACGGAGCCGCAGCCGAGCCTGGCCAGACTCAGCCCGCTCATCGACAAGTTCGCCTTCGCCGGCCTGCCGGTGGAGGTACGCGTATCCGGGGACCCGCGACCGCTGCCGACCGGGATCGACGTCACGGCGTACCGGATCGTCCAGGAGGCGCTGACGAACGCGCTCAAACACGGAGACGGGGGCAAGGTGGAGGTGACGGTGCGGTACGCGGAACACGCGCTGCGGGTGGAGGTGCTGAGCAGCGGCCCGAGCGTGCTGGCTGGCCCCGCGCAGGGCCCGGTCTCCGCGGCCGGCGCCCCGGTGGCCCCGGCCAAGGCGGACGGCACGGGGCGGGGCCTGCTCGGCCTGCGCGAGCGCGTCGCCGTCTACGGCGGCGACCTGGACGCCCGCCGCCGCCTCGGCGGCGGCTACCGAGTCCGAGCCCGCCTCCCCCTGGACCGACCGTGA
- a CDS encoding ABC transporter substrate-binding protein, which yields MLSSSARRGAAVLLSAAVLSTLSACGAAPDSKTTGGAGGAKNGAAPAAATSVADFGSMEALVAAAQKEGKLNVIALPPDWANYGEIIKAFEAKYKIKVNSENPDASSSDEIAAVKSRKGQDRAPDVLDLGIAFARSGAAENLFAPYKVTAWDKIPAGQKDADGRWYNDYGGYVSIGCDAAKIPTCPQTFADLLKPEYKGKVALNGNPTKSGSAFGGVYAAALANKGSFADIQPGIDFFGQLKKSGNFIPVESTPATVEKGETPISIDWDYLNAGYADQFKGKGVDWKVAIPTDGVYAQFYSQAINKEAPNPAAARLWMEFLYSAEGQNLWLKGYARPVLLPVMTQDGTADKAAVAKLPQVQGTPAFPASAELDKAKATLAEKWDKALS from the coding sequence GTGCTCAGTTCCTCCGCCCGTCGCGGTGCGGCCGTACTGCTCAGCGCCGCCGTCCTCAGCACGCTCAGCGCGTGCGGTGCCGCCCCCGACTCCAAGACCACGGGCGGCGCCGGTGGCGCCAAGAACGGCGCAGCGCCGGCCGCCGCGACCTCGGTGGCCGATTTCGGCTCGATGGAAGCCCTCGTCGCCGCCGCGCAGAAGGAGGGCAAGCTCAACGTGATCGCCCTGCCGCCGGACTGGGCGAACTACGGCGAGATCATCAAGGCCTTCGAGGCCAAGTACAAGATCAAGGTGAACAGCGAGAACCCGGACGCCTCCAGCTCCGACGAGATCGCCGCCGTCAAGTCCCGCAAGGGCCAGGACCGCGCGCCCGACGTCCTGGACCTCGGCATCGCCTTCGCCCGCAGCGGCGCCGCCGAGAACCTCTTCGCCCCGTACAAGGTCACCGCCTGGGACAAGATCCCGGCCGGCCAGAAGGACGCCGACGGCCGCTGGTACAACGACTACGGCGGCTACGTCTCCATCGGCTGCGACGCCGCGAAGATCCCCACCTGCCCGCAGACCTTCGCCGACCTGCTGAAGCCCGAGTACAAGGGCAAGGTCGCCCTCAACGGCAACCCCACCAAGTCCGGTTCGGCCTTCGGCGGCGTGTACGCGGCCGCCCTCGCCAACAAGGGCTCCTTCGCCGACATCCAGCCCGGCATCGACTTCTTCGGGCAGCTGAAGAAGAGCGGGAACTTCATCCCGGTCGAGTCCACCCCGGCCACCGTGGAGAAGGGCGAGACGCCCATCTCCATCGACTGGGACTACCTCAACGCCGGCTACGCCGACCAGTTCAAGGGCAAGGGCGTCGACTGGAAGGTCGCCATCCCCACCGACGGCGTCTACGCCCAGTTCTACTCGCAGGCCATCAACAAGGAGGCCCCGAACCCGGCGGCCGCCCGCCTGTGGATGGAGTTCCTCTACAGCGCCGAGGGCCAGAACCTCTGGCTGAAGGGCTACGCCCGTCCGGTCCTGCTCCCCGTCATGACCCAGGACGGCACCGCCGACAAGGCCGCCGTCGCCAAGCTCCCGCAGGTCCAGGGCACCCCCGCGTTCCCGGCGTCCGCCGAGCTCGACAAGGCCAAGGCCACCCTCGCCGAGAAGTGGGACAAGGCCCTCTCCTGA
- a CDS encoding VOC family protein, whose product MACRISELIIDCADPDRLAAFWSEVLGYVELAREDDGSIEIGPPDAGFGGPQPTLVLSPSSEPRTGKLRLHIDVSPTDRDQDAELERLLALGAEPADIGQTGAENWHVLVDPEGNEFCLLHSRIPPL is encoded by the coding sequence ATGGCATGCCGCATCAGTGAGTTGATCATCGACTGCGCCGACCCCGACCGCCTCGCCGCGTTCTGGAGCGAGGTCCTCGGCTACGTCGAACTCGCCCGCGAGGACGACGGGAGCATCGAGATCGGGCCGCCCGACGCCGGCTTCGGCGGCCCGCAGCCCACCCTCGTCCTCAGCCCGTCCAGCGAGCCCCGAACCGGGAAGCTGCGGCTGCACATCGACGTCAGCCCCACCGACCGCGACCAGGACGCCGAGCTGGAGCGGCTGCTCGCCCTCGGCGCCGAGCCCGCCGACATCGGCCAGACCGGCGCCGAGAACTGGCACGTCCTGGTCGACCCGGAAGGCAACGAGTTCTGCCTCCTGCACTCCCGGATCCCGCCCCTCTGA
- a CDS encoding GntR family transcriptional regulator, with the protein MATVRYLEIADALRRAILAGEYPVGAQLPSESDLAARWSASRGTVRQAVATLAAEGLIGSRQGARRIVLRHERRHSFGELNSFAQWAEGLGHEAASRFLSRTRRPATAEEAERLALEPGAEILAVLRLRLLDGEPAMVERTAYPGWIAEAVEAMPEDCRSIMDLLAEGSGIVAHYGEHLIDALPASSEDARLLAVRRGNPLLRQRHVSATANGRPIEWSDDRYRAGSVTFSVNNSAVATPLERRPGDG; encoded by the coding sequence ATGGCCACGGTCCGGTATCTGGAGATCGCCGACGCGCTGCGCCGGGCGATCCTCGCCGGCGAGTACCCGGTGGGTGCCCAGCTGCCCTCCGAGAGCGACCTCGCCGCGCGCTGGTCCGCCTCCCGGGGAACCGTCCGCCAGGCGGTGGCCACGCTCGCCGCGGAGGGGCTGATCGGCTCCCGGCAGGGCGCGCGGAGGATCGTTCTGCGCCACGAGCGGCGGCACAGCTTCGGCGAACTGAACAGCTTCGCCCAGTGGGCCGAAGGCCTCGGGCACGAGGCCGCCAGCCGGTTCCTGTCCCGTACGCGCAGGCCCGCCACCGCCGAGGAGGCCGAGCGGCTCGCGCTGGAGCCGGGTGCGGAGATCCTCGCGGTGCTGCGGCTACGGCTGCTCGACGGGGAGCCCGCGATGGTGGAGCGGACCGCCTATCCCGGCTGGATCGCGGAGGCCGTGGAGGCGATGCCGGAGGACTGCCGCTCCATCATGGACCTCCTGGCGGAGGGCTCCGGGATCGTGGCCCACTACGGCGAGCACCTCATCGACGCCCTCCCGGCCAGCAGCGAGGACGCGCGGCTGCTGGCCGTCCGGCGCGGCAACCCGCTGCTGCGTCAGCGGCACGTCTCCGCGACGGCCAACGGACGCCCGATCGAGTGGTCCGACGACCGCTACCGGGCCGGAAGCGTGACCTTCAGTGTGAACAACTCGGCAGTAGCAACGCCGCTGGAGCGGCGGCCCGGCGACGGCTGA
- a CDS encoding LysR family transcriptional regulator, which yields MIDVQRLRVLRAVAEHGSFNRAAGALLLTPSAVSQHIAALERTLGHPVAVRSTRGVTLTESGRLLVEAADTISAELDRVRHDIDRLTAPRPRLTVATFTSGGRHLLPEALKRFVAAHPEVELTVCESEPEEAAPMVRAGAADLALSYHFDGPPPVGAGERPGLDWVPLMEDPLWLVLPRGHRLAGRSSLSPAELGGDRWVLGCLKTEAFLRRYAELAGFGLRVGASTTDYFFAQTLVSAGVGVSLVPQVSLAPTAEVVVVPVEPPRPARHIGVLLPRRRRPHPHAKALAEALSASADAAAAGGQGARP from the coding sequence ATGATCGATGTGCAGCGGCTGCGGGTCCTGCGGGCGGTGGCCGAGCACGGCAGCTTCAACAGGGCGGCCGGCGCCCTGCTGCTGACCCCGTCCGCCGTCTCCCAGCACATCGCCGCGCTGGAGCGCACGCTCGGCCACCCGGTGGCCGTGCGCAGCACGCGGGGGGTCACGCTCACCGAGTCCGGCAGGCTGCTGGTGGAGGCGGCCGACACCATCTCCGCCGAACTGGACCGGGTCCGCCACGACATCGACCGGCTGACCGCCCCTCGGCCGCGACTGACCGTCGCCACCTTCACGAGCGGGGGCCGGCACCTGCTGCCCGAGGCGCTGAAGCGGTTCGTGGCCGCACATCCGGAGGTGGAGCTGACGGTGTGCGAGAGCGAGCCGGAGGAGGCCGCGCCGATGGTGCGCGCCGGGGCGGCCGACCTCGCGCTGAGCTACCACTTCGACGGCCCGCCACCGGTCGGGGCCGGCGAACGGCCCGGGCTCGACTGGGTGCCGCTGATGGAGGACCCGTTGTGGCTGGTGCTGCCGCGCGGGCACCGCCTCGCCGGCCGGTCCTCGCTGAGCCCGGCCGAGCTCGGGGGCGACCGCTGGGTGCTCGGCTGCCTCAAGACGGAGGCGTTCCTGCGCCGTTACGCGGAGCTCGCCGGTTTCGGCCTCCGGGTCGGGGCGTCCACCACCGACTACTTCTTCGCGCAGACTCTGGTCTCGGCGGGCGTGGGGGTCTCCCTGGTCCCGCAGGTGTCGTTGGCCCCGACCGCCGAGGTGGTGGTGGTCCCGGTGGAGCCGCCGCGTCCCGCCCGGCACATCGGGGTGCTCCTCCCCCGGCGTCGCCGTCCGCATCCGCACGCGAAGGCGCTGGCCGAGGCCCTGTCGGCTTCGGCGGACGCGGCCGCCGCCGGCGGGCAGGGGGCCCGCCCGTGA
- a CDS encoding response regulator, producing the protein MVVADDQELVRTGFRLILTARGIDVVGVAADGVEAVAQARRLRPDVVLLDIRMPNMDGLEAARRILAEVPGCRVIMLTTFDLDSYVYAALAAGASGFLLKDVTPEHLAAAVRLVGTGDALLAPSITRRLVERCAPGPAERDPAATAAAHRELAVLTPREREVLTLMGHGRSNAELARELTLSEATVKTHVARIFAKLSLRDRAQAVVLAYETGLVTPGSSA; encoded by the coding sequence GTGGTGGTCGCCGATGATCAGGAGCTCGTGCGTACCGGGTTCCGGTTGATCCTGACGGCCCGCGGGATCGACGTGGTCGGGGTCGCCGCCGATGGGGTGGAGGCCGTTGCCCAGGCGCGGCGGCTGCGGCCCGACGTCGTGCTGCTCGACATCCGGATGCCGAACATGGACGGGCTCGAGGCCGCCCGGCGGATCCTCGCCGAGGTGCCCGGCTGCCGGGTGATCATGCTGACCACCTTCGACCTCGACAGCTACGTGTACGCCGCCCTCGCCGCCGGGGCCAGCGGGTTCCTGCTGAAGGATGTGACCCCGGAGCACCTCGCCGCCGCCGTCCGGCTCGTCGGTACCGGCGACGCCCTGCTCGCCCCGTCGATCACCCGCCGGCTCGTGGAACGCTGCGCGCCCGGCCCCGCAGAGCGGGACCCCGCCGCGACGGCCGCCGCGCACCGGGAGCTCGCCGTGCTCACCCCGCGCGAACGGGAGGTGCTGACCCTGATGGGCCACGGCCGCTCCAACGCCGAACTGGCGCGGGAGTTGACCCTCAGCGAAGCCACGGTGAAGACGCACGTGGCCCGGATCTTCGCGAAGCTGTCGCTGCGCGACCGCGCCCAGGCGGTGGTGCTCGCCTACGAGACGGGCCTGGTCACCCCCGGCTCGTCCGCGTAG
- a CDS encoding ABC transporter permease, with protein MSTTTPRPVGTAGGSTSRRRRRGPRTWLAALPLLVFTGLCFGIPLGAMAFGAVTRTDPAGGATQLTGEHLARSLQGPYLGSLVGSVQLSALTATVGGVLGVVIAQSVVTSRSTALRSAALTASGVLANFGGVPLAFAFIATAGISGVLTQLGDLTSLGWNLYSFTGLTVVYLYFLIPLMVLVIAPALEGLRPQWREAAQNSGATGWQFWRHVGLPVLAPSLLGGFVLLFGTAFAAHATAAALVGGSVPLVTLKIADALSGNVLTGQENVALALGLDMILIAGLVMAVYLPLQRRSARWLR; from the coding sequence ATGTCCACCACCACCCCTCGTCCCGTGGGGACCGCCGGCGGCAGCACCAGCCGCCGCCGGCGGCGCGGCCCGCGCACCTGGCTCGCCGCCCTCCCGCTCCTCGTCTTCACCGGGCTCTGCTTCGGTATCCCGCTCGGCGCCATGGCCTTCGGCGCGGTCACCCGCACCGACCCGGCGGGCGGCGCCACGCAGTTGACCGGCGAGCACCTCGCGCGCTCGCTGCAGGGCCCCTACCTCGGCTCGCTCGTCGGCAGCGTTCAGCTCTCCGCCCTCACCGCGACTGTAGGCGGCGTGCTCGGAGTCGTCATCGCCCAGTCCGTGGTCACCTCCCGCTCCACCGCCCTGCGCAGCGCCGCGCTCACCGCATCGGGCGTGCTCGCCAACTTCGGTGGCGTGCCCCTCGCGTTCGCGTTCATCGCCACCGCGGGCATCTCCGGGGTCCTGACCCAGCTCGGCGACCTCACCAGCCTGGGCTGGAACCTGTACTCCTTCACCGGACTCACCGTGGTCTACCTGTACTTCCTCATCCCCCTGATGGTGCTGGTGATCGCCCCGGCCCTGGAGGGACTGCGCCCGCAGTGGCGCGAAGCCGCGCAGAACAGCGGGGCCACCGGATGGCAGTTCTGGCGCCACGTGGGCCTGCCCGTGCTCGCGCCGTCCCTGCTGGGCGGGTTCGTGCTGCTCTTCGGCACCGCCTTCGCCGCGCACGCCACCGCCGCCGCCCTCGTCGGCGGCTCGGTACCGCTGGTCACCCTCAAGATCGCGGACGCGCTGTCCGGGAACGTGCTCACCGGCCAGGAGAACGTGGCGCTCGCCCTCGGCCTCGACATGATCCTGATCGCCGGCCTGGTCATGGCGGTCTACCTGCCCCTCCAGCGACGGAGCGCCCGATGGCTGCGATGA
- a CDS encoding ABC transporter ATP-binding protein yields the protein MSTTLPAARKPMDPAEPTGGARVEFRGLRRAFGSTVALDGLDLTVEPGELVALLGPSGCGKTTALRVVAGFEQPDSGEVLVDGQDITRVPANRRDAGMVFQSYSLFPNLNARDNVSFGLRVRKVGAAQRRERAAELLDLVGLPDHGDRYPHQMSGGQQQRVALARALALRPRVLLLDEPLSALDAKVRTNLREEIRRLQLSLGITTIFVTHDQEEALSMADRVAVLNAGRLEQCAAPAELYDRPATPFVAEFVGTMNRLPGRLTDAGLVEVAGTRLPVDGPVPATPDVEVLVRPENVTASADAQGPATVVSASFFGSVTRLHLELPGGVPVKADLPSRDAGDLVPGARAAVALAERPVLVVARSV from the coding sequence ATGTCCACCACTCTCCCCGCGGCCAGGAAGCCCATGGACCCCGCCGAGCCGACGGGCGGAGCGCGCGTCGAATTCCGCGGCCTGCGCCGGGCCTTCGGTTCCACCGTCGCCCTCGACGGGCTCGACCTGACCGTCGAGCCCGGCGAACTCGTCGCCCTGCTCGGCCCGTCCGGCTGCGGAAAGACCACCGCGCTGCGCGTCGTCGCCGGGTTCGAGCAGCCCGACTCCGGCGAAGTCCTCGTCGACGGTCAGGACATCACCCGTGTCCCGGCCAACCGCCGCGACGCCGGGATGGTCTTCCAGTCGTACAGCCTCTTCCCGAACCTGAACGCCCGCGACAACGTCTCCTTCGGCCTGCGCGTGCGCAAGGTCGGCGCGGCCCAGCGCCGCGAGCGGGCCGCGGAACTCCTCGACCTGGTGGGCCTGCCCGACCACGGCGACCGCTACCCGCACCAGATGTCCGGCGGCCAGCAGCAGCGCGTCGCGCTCGCCCGCGCGCTGGCCCTGCGCCCGCGCGTGCTCCTGCTGGACGAGCCGCTCTCCGCCCTGGACGCCAAGGTACGGACGAACCTGCGCGAGGAGATCCGCCGCCTGCAGCTCTCCCTCGGCATCACCACGATCTTCGTCACCCACGACCAGGAGGAGGCCCTGTCCATGGCCGACCGGGTCGCCGTCCTCAACGCCGGCAGACTGGAGCAGTGCGCCGCTCCCGCCGAGCTCTACGACCGCCCGGCGACCCCCTTCGTCGCCGAGTTCGTCGGCACCATGAACCGGCTGCCCGGACGGCTCACCGACGCCGGCCTGGTGGAGGTGGCGGGCACCCGCCTGCCCGTCGACGGCCCGGTCCCGGCGACCCCGGACGTGGAGGTCCTCGTACGCCCGGAGAACGTGACGGCGAGCGCCGACGCCCAGGGCCCGGCCACCGTGGTCTCCGCCTCCTTCTTCGGCTCCGTCACCCGCCTCCACCTGGAACTGCCGGGCGGCGTCCCGGTCAAGGCGGACCTGCCCTCGCGGGACGCGGGAGACCTGGTCCCCGGCGCGCGGGCCGCCGTCGCTCTGGCCGAGCGGCCGGTACTCGTCGTCGCGAGGTCCGTGTGA